A single region of the Gossypium arboreum isolate Shixiya-1 chromosome 12, ASM2569848v2, whole genome shotgun sequence genome encodes:
- the LOC108478133 gene encoding ethylene-responsive transcription factor ERF117-like → MPAFEPKNQCLNSENSKISKKFRIKYTDPNATDSSSEEEEENQIVGIKRIVKEISWSTVVLDNDFTSSSSMAAKGVRKRPWGKFAAEIRDPFTKKRLWLGTFDTEKEAAVVYNKKKREFQIMAAVAEDELYCRRSPSSVLDVCVGKVEDETDMKRHVVKKVVKESKIIEPCKRTIEEDEVYVNAVWDDVGSVTELSWEPPPPLWDEELLGPCCLQDTVDYELTLPENLPEIEIDFVQDMAWVDELFNVESK, encoded by the coding sequence ATGCCAGCCTTTGAACCCAAAAATCAATGTTTAAACTCAGAGAATTCGAAAATTTCAAAGAAGTTTCGAATCAAATACACCGATCCCAATGCTACAGATTCATCTAGtgaggaagaagaagagaatcAAATTGTGGGTATTAAACGAATCGTCAAAGAGATTTCTTGGTCAACCGTCGTTTTAGATAATGACTTCACCAGTTCTTCTTCAATGGCGGCGAAGGGTGTTCGAAAAAGGCCTTGGGGTAAATTCGCTGCTGAAATTAGAGATCCTTTTACAAAGAAACGATTATGGCTTGGCACTTTTGATACTGAAAAGGAAGCTGCCGTTGTTTATAATAAAAAGAAACGTGAATTTCAAATTATGGCGGCGGTGGCGGAAGATGAGTTGTATTGTCGACGGTCGCCGTCGTCGGTGCTTGATGTTTGTGTTGGTAAGGTTGAAGATGAAACGGATATGAAACGGCACGTGGTGAAGAAAGTTGTGAAAGAAAGTAAAATTATCGAGCCATGTAAAAGGACTATTGAAGAAGATGAAGTATATGTTAATGCTGTTTGGGACGATGTAGGATCGGTTACGGAGTTATCATGGGAACCTCCGCCGCCGTTATGGGATGAGGAGCTTTTGGGGCCTTGTTGCCTTCAAGATACGGTGGATTACGAGCTGACGTTGCCGGAGAATCTGCCGGAGATTGAAATAGACTTTGTGCAAGATATGGCTTGGGTGGATGAATTATTCAACGTGGAAAGCAAGTAA
- the LOC108480019 gene encoding carbon catabolite repressor protein 4 homolog 5 has product MTKKECRIIPEETSSATVKRKHIYFEEFHCNRQTKRQKLVSSETKTKTKTLTLNPEPVRNPPGWNRFHAIRPCSSSSSRVHKRWQKRNNFRSSEASRNWVFSSYDCSDCKDKVVIVSYNILGVENAAKHPDLYLNVPRKFLKWDRRKDLICKEVNHYNADILCFQEVDRFKDLDNLLHENGFKGVYKVRTGDACDGCALFWNEKKFTLLHEDNIEFQDFDLRNNVAQFCVLKMNRHQSESSSHAKPSKKRQMRSRRLLVGNIHVLFNPNRGDIKLGQVRLFLEKAYKLSQEWGNIPVILVGDFNSIPQSAMYQFLASSELNIQLHDRRQISGQLEHSSQRRKIRAQNKDIDRHHVWTPFSRQLTSSWSDEELVLATGNKGFTHLQHKLNLSSAYLGAPGSHRTRDSHGEPLATSYHSKFMGTVDYIWHTGELIPVKVLDTLPVDVLRRNASLPSERWGSDHLALVCELAFADDCKEP; this is encoded by the exons ATGACAAAAAAAGAATGCCGAATTATTCCGGAGGAAACGTCGAGCGCCACCGTTAAACGGAAGCATATTTACTTTGAAGAATTTCATTGTAACCGACAAACCAAGCGGCAAAAATTGGTGTCTTCTGaaactaaaactaaaacaaaaaccCTAACTCTAAACCCGGAACCGGTACGAAACCCGCCGGGTTGGAATCGTTTCCACGCCATTCGTCCTTGCTCATCTTCGTCGTCTCGGGTGCACAAACGGTGGCAGAAGAGAAACAATTTCAGAAGCTCGGAAGCTTCTCGCAACTGGGTCTTCTCTTCCTATGATTGTTCTGATTGCAAag ATAAAGTTGTCATTGTTTCATATAATATACTTGGTGTGGAAAATGCAGCAAAGCATCCCGATTTGTATCTTAATGTCCCACGAAAGTTCTTAAAGTGGGATAGACGTAAAGACCTAATATGTAAGGAGGTCAATCATTACAATGCTGACATCCTGTGTTTTCAG GAGGTTGATCGTTTTAAGGATTTGGATAATCTTCTGCATGAAAATGGCTTTAAAGGTGTTTACAAG GTTCGCACGGGTGATGCATGTGATGGTTGTGCTTTATTCTGGAATGAAAAAAA ATTTACCCTATTGCATGAAGACAATATAGAGTTCCAGGATTTTGACCTTCGTAACAATGTTGCACAATTTTGTGTTTTGAAG ATGAATCGACATCAATCAGAGTCTAGTTCACATGCAAAACCATCAAA GAAAAGACAAATGCGAAGTCGAAGATTATTGGTTGGGAATATACATGTGCTGTTCAACCCAAACCGTGGAGACATAAAGCTGGGCCAG GTCCGGCTGTTTCTTGAGAAGGCTTACAAGCTATCACAAGAATGGGGCAACATCCCCGTTATACTTGTAGGAGATTTTAACAGCATTCCTCAG AGTGCTATGTATCAATTTCTGGCATCATCTGAG CTCAATATCCAACTCCATGATCGCCGACAGATTTCAGGGCAACTTGAACATTCATCGCAGAGAAGAAAAATTAGAGCTCAAAACAAGGATATAGAcag GCACCATGTTTGGACGCCTTTCTCCAGGCAGTTAACGTCTTCATGGAGTGATGAAGAATTAGTTCTTGCAACTGGCAATAAAGGTTTCACTCATCTGCAGCACAAATTAAACCTTTCCAGTGCTTATCTTGGGGCTCCT GGGAGCCATAGAACAAGAGATAGTCATGGAGAGCCCTTGGCAACATCGTACCACTCCAAGTTTATGGGAACTGTAGATTATATATG GCATACAGGGGAACTTATTCCTGTGAAAGTTCTCGACACATTGCCTGTAGACGTATTGAGAAGGAATGCAAGCCTTCCTAGTGAG AGGTGGGGTAGCGACCATCTTGCTCTTGTATGTGAATTGGCCTTTGCTGATGATTGCAAGGAACCCTGA